Within Streptomyces sp. SS1-1, the genomic segment TCGTCGACGGCGAGGACGTGAGCGGCATCGACCCGCGGCTCCTCGCCCGTACCGTCGGCCTGGTCCCGCAGAAGCCGTACCTGTTCGCGGGCACGGTGGCGACGAACCTGCGCTACGGCAATCCGGACGCCACGGACGACGAGCTGTGGCACGCGCTGGAGGTGGCGCAGGCCAGGGAGTTCGTGGAACGCCTGGAGGGCGGGCTCGACGCGCCGGTCGCCCAGGGCGGCACGAACGTCTCCGGCGGGCAGCGGCAGCGCCTCGCGATCGCGCGGACGCTGGTGCAGCGCCCGGAGATCTACCTGTTCGACGACTCCTTCTCCGCCCTCGACTACGCCACGGACGCCGCGCTGCGCTCGGCGCTGTCGCGGGAGACCGCCGAGGCGACCGTCGTCATCGTCGCCCAGCGGGTGTCGACGATCCGGGACGCGGACCGGATCGTCGTGCTCGACGAGGGGCAGGTCGTCGGCACCGGCCGGCACCACGAGCTGATGGCGGACAACGAGACGTACCGGGAGATCGTGCTCTCCCAGCTGACGGAAGCGGAGGCCGCCTGATGGCCGGGCCCATGGGACGGATGATGGCCGGCGGCGGTCCCGACCAGCGGTCGCTGGACTTCAAGGTGTCGGGCCGCAGGCTCGTCGCCCTGTTCAAGCCGGAGCGGCTGACCATCTGGACGCTGCTGGCGTGCGTCGTGGTCAGCGTCGGTCTGTCGGTCGCCGGGCCGAAGATCCTCGGCCGGGCCACCGACCTGGTCTTCGCGGGCATCGTGGGGCGGCAGTTCGAGCCCGGGATGACCAAGGAGCAGGTCCTCGCGGCGATGCGGGAGCGCGGTGACGGCCGGATCGCCGACATGCTGCGCAGCACCGACTTCACGCCGGGTCAAGGCATCGACTTCACGGCCGTGGGGAACGTGCTGCTGGTCGCGCTGGCCGTGTTCGGCGCCGCGGGTCTGCTGATGGCGGTGGCGACGCGGCTGGTGAACCGGGCCGTGAACCGGACGATGTACCGGATGCGCGAGGACGTGCAGACGAAGCTGTCGCGGCTGCCGCTGTCGTACTTCGACAAGCGGCAGCGCGGTGAGGTGCTGTCACGGGCGACCAACGACATCGACAACATCGGGCAGACGCTCCAGCAGTCGATGGGGCAGCTGATCAACTCGGTGCTGACCATCATCGGCGTGCTGGCCGTGATGTTCTGGGTGTCGTGGCTGCTGGCGCTGGTCGCGCTGGTGACCGTGCCGCTGTCGTTCGTCGTGGCCACCCGGGTGGGCAAGCGCTCGCAGCCGCACTTCGTGCAGCAGTGGCGGACCACCGGCAAGCTGAACGCGCACGTCGAGGAGATGTACACCGGGCACACGCTGGTCAAGGTGTTCGGCCGGCAGGAGGAGTCGGCGCGGCAGTTCGCCGAGCAGAACGAGGCGCTGTACGAGGCCGGGTTCAAGGCGCAGTTCAACAGCGGGATCATGCAGCCGCTGATGCTGTTCGTGTCGAACCTCAACTATGTGCTGGTCGCGGTGGTCGGCGGGCTGCGGGTGGCGTCGGGCGCGCTGTCCATCGGTGACGTGCAGGCGTTCATCCAGTACTCGCGGCAGTTCTCGATGCCGCTGACGCAGGTCGCGTCGATGGCGAACCTCGTGCAGTCCGGTGTGGCGTCCGCCGAGCGGATCTTCGAACTGCTGGACGCCGAGGAGCAGTCGGCGGACCCGGTGCCGGGGGTGCGGCCGGAGGAGCTGCGCGGCCGGGTGGCGCTGGAGAAGGTGTCGTTCCGGTACGAGCCGGAGAAGCCGCTGATCGAGGACCTGTCGCTGACGGTGGAGCCCGGCCACACGGTCGCCATCGTCGGCCCGACCGGCGCCGGGAAGACGACGCTGGTCAACCTGCTGATGCGGTTCTACGACGTGTCGTCGGGGCGCATCACGCTCGACGGCGTCGACATCGCGCGGATGTCCCGGGACGAACTGCGGTCCGGGATCGGCATGGTGCTCCAGGACACCTGGCTGTTCGGCGGCACCATCGCGGACAACATCGCGTACGGGGCGGCCCGGGACGTCACCCGGGGGGAGATCGAGGAGGCGGCGCGGGCCGCGCACGCCGACCGGTTCATCCGTACGCTGCCCGACGGGTACGACACGGTGATCGACGACGAGGGGTCGGGGGTCAGCGCGGGCGAGAAGCAGCTGATCACGATCGCGCGGGCGTTCCTGTCGGACCCCGTCATCCTGGTGCTGGACGAGGCGACGTCGTCGGTCGACACCCGGACCGAGGTGCTGATCCAGAAGGCGATGGCCAAACTGGCGCACGGGCGGACGTCGTTCGTCATCGCGCACCGGCTGTCGACGATCCGGGACGCGGACACCATCCTCGTCATGGAGAACGGCGCGATCGTCGAACAGGGCGCGCACGCCGAGCTGCTGGCGGCTGACGGGGCCTACGCGCGCCTGTACAAGGCGCAGTTCGCGCAGGCCGTGGCCGAAGTGGACTGAGGAACGGTCGCGGGGGCCGCTCGCCTGGTGTGAGCGGCCCCTTCTCAGTCGAGATAGCCGCGCAGCTGGTCGGCGAAGGCGTGGTCGCGCAGCTTGTTGAGGGTCTTGGACTCGATCTGGCGGATGCGTTCGCGGGTCACGCCGAAGATGCGGCCTATCTCCTCCAGGGTGCGCGGGCGGCCGTCCGCGAGCCCGTACCGCAGTTGCACGACCTTGCGTTCGCGCTCCCCCAGCGTCGACAGGACCGCCTCGAGATGTTCGCGCAGCAGCAGGAACGCCGCCGACTCCACCGGCGAGGTGGCGTCGCCGTCCTCGATGAGGTCGCCGAGGGCGACGTCCTCCTCCTCGCCCACCGGGGCGTGCAGGGAGACGGGCTCCTGCGCGAGGCGCAGCACCTCGCTGACCCGCTCGGGCGGCAGGTCGAGGTGGGCGGCGACCTCCTCCGGCGTCGGCTCGTAGCCGCGTTCCTGGAGCATGCGGCGCTGGACGCGGACGACCCGGTTGATCAGCTCGACGACGTGCACGGGCACGCGGATGGTGCGGGCCTGGTCGGCGAGGGCCCGGGACATGGCCTGCCGTATCCACCAGGTGGCGTACGTGGAGAACTTGTAGCCGCGGGCGTAGTCGAACTTCTCGACGGCCCGGATCAGTCCGAGGTTGCCCTCCTGGACGAGGTCGAGCATGGTCAGGCCGCGTCCCACGTACCGTTTGGCGACGGACACGACGAGCCGCAGATTGGCCTCGATGAGCCGCCGTTTGGCCATCCGGCCCAGGACGACGAGCCGGTCCAGGTCCTGGGCGAGCCGGCTCTCCAGGTCGGGGGTGCGGGCGAGTTTCTCCTCCGCGAACAGGCCGGCCTCGACCCGGCGGGCCAGCTCGACCTCCTCGGCGGCGGTGAGCAGCGGGATCCGCCCGATCTCCCGCAGGTACTGGCGGAACAGGTCGGAGGTGGGGCCCGCCGTGTCGGGGCGGACCCGGGCCGGGAGCGGCGCCTCGACCGGCTCGGTGGCCTCGTCCAGCGCCTCCGCGGGCGGGTCCGGCGGCTCGGGCGGGGCCTGCGGCTCCGACTCCGGGTGGTGCGCGACGCGGCTCTGCGGGGGGACCGCGGCGAGCACGTCGTCGTCCGCGTCCGGCGCCGCGCCGTCCGGGCGGGTGTCGGTCTCGGCGAGGGTCTGGGTCTGCACGGGGGCGACCTCCAGGGTGATCGCTGCCGAGGCGTACGGCAGCGCTGCTTCGAGGGCGGAGTCGGCGGCCTCGCCGCTGTCCGTCCCGTACGCGATGAGCGGAACCGCGGGGGTGTGGGATCCGTGGGGGACGGACCGGCCGCGCTCCGAGGACTCAGGCACCGCCCCCCAGTGTGGGGTACGACACATCGCCGCCACGAGGGGCGTGCGGTGACTTTTTGCGATCGGGCCGTGACCACGGGGTGATGTCGGCGGGGAAACCCGGATGCCCGTGCGCGGCGGGGTCTGACACGATGCGGCGGTGTCCGGATCCCTGTACGAGACCCATGTGACGGTGGCCTGCGCCGACGCGGCCGCGTCCGGGCGGCTGCGCCGCTGGGCGGCCGCCGCGGGTCTGAAGCTGACCTGTATCGAACTGGCCCGCGGCCGGGTGCCGTCGCAGCCGATGCTCACGCTGACCGGTGCGCCCTCGTGGGCCGCGGCGGCGGCCGGCGCCGAGGAGGTGGCGGCGCGGCTGCGGGCGGGCGGGTTCAGCCCGGTGCGTGTGAAGGTCGAGTCGGCGCCCTGGGCTCCGGAGGTGCCGGCCGGGCCGTGCGGCGGCGGGCAGTACTTCGAGCACCATGTGAAGCTGCGGCTGCCCGCGGACACGGATCTCGGGGCCCTGGCCGACCGGGTGGTGCCGTACGGCGCGCATCTGTCGTGGAACCCGCGCCGGGTGGTCGGCGCCCGGCACGAGCGGTTCGTGACGCAGCGGTGCCGCGGGGTGGACGCCGCCGGCGCCGGACGCGCCCTGGAGGGGCTGCTGGCCGGACTGGCAGGTCTCGACGTGGTGGACGTGGAGCGGGAGTTCGTGCTGTACGACAGCGATCTGTCCGTGGACGACGGATGGATCGACGGGTGGATCGACGGACCGGCCGGGGAGACCTCCGGCGCGCGGGCCGGGGGCGTCATGACGCGGGAGAGGCGGCGATGAGCGGGTCCTGGCGGAAGTGGAGCCTGTGGCGCGAGATGCCCCGCGAGGAGCTGGACGACGCCACGCGGCGCGCGAAGGACCTGCCGCTGACGCTGCGGACGGTGCCCGGCGAGGACGTGTCGCAGCGCCTGGTGTTCGACCCGAGCATGAAGCAGCACTACAACGCGTACCGCGCCACCGACCCCGCGTTCGCCGACCCCGACCGCACGGACGCCTGGCGGGCGGCCCGGCGCCGGGCGCTGGACCTGGTCCTCGACGCGATCGCCGGGTCGGAGTGGGCCGACGCGCTGGTGCTGCGCGGCAGCGTGCTGATGTCCGTCTGGTTCGGCGAGGCCGCCCGGGAGCCCGGCGACCTCGACTTCGTCGTCGTGCCGGAGACCTGGCGGATGGAGGAGGAGCGCACCGCGCGGATGCTCGACGGGATCGCGCGGGCCGCCGGGGAGGCGTCCGGGGACGGCGTGCGGGTGTCGGCCGAGGGCGCCGTCGTGGAGGACATCTGGACCTACGAGCGGGTGCCGGGCCGCCGGATGGTCCTGCCGTGGAGCGCGCCGGGGCTTCCGGAGGGGCACGTCCAGCTCGACTTCGTCTTCAACGAGCGGCTGCCCGAGCCGCCCGAGCCCGTGGAGCTGCCGGGGGGTGCCGTCCTCTGGGCGGCCACGCCCGCGCTGTCGCTGGCCTGGAAGATGATGTGGCTGATCAACGACATGCACGCGCAGGGCAAGGACCTGTACGACGCGGTGCTGCTCGCCGAGCGGCACCCGCTGCCGTACGAGCTGCTGCACGAGGTGTTCCGGCTCTCGGGCGAGTGGCCCTACCCGTACCAGGAGTACGTCGGCTTCGGCAACGTCGTGGAGGCGCTCGGGTTCGTCGAGTGGCGGCACTTCGTCACCGAGTATCCGCAGTACGCGGACGACGAGCAGGCGTTCGTGGACCGGCTGGTCCGGGCGGTGGCGCCGACGTTCGAGGGCCGGTCAGAGGGCGGCGGCCCCGTGGGCGCGTAGCGCCTGGTCGTACTGCTGGAGGACCCACAGCTCGTTCTGCACGGCGGCGAGCTGCGCCGGGTCGCCGCCCGCGCCGAGGCGGGTCAGCTGGCTCTGGATGTCGCGGACCCGGCGCTCGACGGCACGGCGGCGGACGGTGACGAGCTGTTCGCCCGCGTAGTTCTCGTCGACGGTCCTGCGCATGATCGCCTCGACGGCGAGCTCGGTGACCATCGCGCGGACCTGGTCGTCGGGGGCCGCGTCCCGGACCCGGACCAGGTACTCCTGCGGGTCCTGGATGCCGAACTCCGCGCCGCCCGCGTCCATGATCGCCTGGCGGACGGCGGCGTAGGGCGCGGCGGTGAACTCGTCGACGCCGTACGCGTCGAACGCCGGGGAGACCAGCTCGGGGCGCTGGAGGGCGAGCTTCAGCAGCTCGCGTTCGGTGGCGTAGACGGGGTTGCGCAGGGTGAGGGCCGGGCCGGTGGCGCGGGGGCGGGGCGCGGCGTCGTACGGCTGCTGCGGGCCGCGGGAGGACGGGGCCGGGCCGCGGCCGCCGCGCTCGCGGGCCCACCGGGCGAGCTGGGCGACCCGCTTGACCACGAACTGGGTGTCGAGGATGCCGAGCATGCCGGCGAGCTGGACGGCGACCTCGTGCTGGGCGCCGCTGTTCTTGATGCGGGCGACGATCGGGGCGGCCTCGTCGAGGGCCGCGGCGCGGCCCGCCGGGGTGTCCAGGTCGTAGCGGACGACGATCTGGCGCAGCGCGAACTCGAAGAGCGGGGTGCGTGGTTCGACCAGGTCGGCGACGGCGTCGTCGCCCTTGGCGAGGCGCAGCTCGCAGGGGTCCATGCCGTCGGGGGCGATCGCGATGTAGGTCTCGGCGGCGAACTTCTGGTCGTCCTCGAAGGCGCGCAGGGCCGCCTTCTGGCCGGCGGCGTCGCCGTCGAAGGTGAAGATCACGCGGGCCGAGCCGTTGTCCATCAGGAGCCGGCGCAGGATCTTGATGTGGTCGCCGCCGAAGGCGGTGCCGCAGGTCGCGATGGCCGTGGTGACCCCGGCGAGGTGGCAGGCCATGACGTCGGTGTAGCCCTCGACGACAACCGCGCGGGACGCCTTGGCGATGTCCTTCTTGGCGAGGTCGATGCCGTACAGGACCTGGGACTTCCGGTAGATCGCCGTGTCGGGGGTGTTGAGGTACTTCGGGCCGTTGTCCGCCTCGTAGAGCTTGCGGGCGCCGAAGCCGACGACGTCGCCGCCGATGTCGCGGATCGGCCACATCAGGCGGCCCCGGAAGCGGTCGATGGGGCCGCGGCGGCCCTCCTGGGCCAGGCCGGAGAGGATGATCTCCTTGTCGGTGAAGCCCTTGCCGCGCAGGAAGCGGGTGAGGTGGTCCCAGCCCTGCGGGCTGTAGCCGACGGAGAAGCGCTGGGCGGCGGCCTGGTCGAAGCCGCGCTCGGCGAGGAACTGGCGGCCGGTGTCGGCCTCCGGGCTGGTCGCGAGCTGCTCCATGTACCAGTCGGCGGCGATCTTGTGGGCCTCGACCAGGCGGATGCGCTCGCCGCGCTGGTGGGAGGGGTTGTAGCCGCCCTCCTCGTAGCGCAGGGTGATGCCGGCCTGGGCGGCGAGGCGCTCGACGGCCTCGGAGAAGGAGAGGTGGTCCACCTTCATCACGAAGGTGATGGTGTCGCCGCCCTCCTGGCAGCCGAAGCAGTGGAAGAGTCCCTTGCTGGGGCTGACCTGGAAGGACGGCGACTTCTCGTCGTGGAAGGGGCACAGCCCCTTCAGATTCCCGCCGCCGGCGTTGCGCAGCTGGAGGTACTCGGAGACGACGGCGTCGATCGGGACCGCGTCCCGTACCGCCTTCACGTCCTCGTCGTTGATCCGTCCTGCCACGCGTGAATTCTACGGGGCGGGACGGACACTCAAGGGATGAGGTCTTCGAGTGGAATGTGGGGGTTCGCCAGGTTCTCGGTGTCCACCTGGGCCTTGGAGCGGATCAGTTTCTGGATGGGTTCGGTCACGTCCCACACGTTCACGTTCATTCCGGCGAGCACCCGGCCCTCCTTCACCCAGAAGGCGATGAACTCGCGCTTGCCGGCGTCGCCGCGGATCACGACCTGGTCGTACGAGCCCGCGGGCGCCCATCCGCTGTACTCCATGCCCAGGTCGTACTGGTCGGAGAAGAAGTAGGGCACGCGGTCGTAGGTGACGTCCCGGCCGAGCATCGCGCGGGCCGCGGCGGGGCCGCCGTTGAGCGCGTTGGCCCAGTGCTCCACCCGCAGCCGGGTGTCGAACAGGGCGTGCGGGAAGGAGGCCACGTCTCCGGCCGCGTAGATGTCGGGGTCGGAGGTGCGCAGCCGTTCGTCGACCACGACCCCGCGGCCGTGCGCGGCGTCGGCGATCTCCAGGCCGGCGGCCTCGGCGAGGGCGGTGCGCGGGGCGGCGCCGATGGCCGCGAGGACGTCGTGCGCCGGGTGCTCCTCACCGTCGTCGGTGCGGGCGGCCAGCACCATGCCGTCCTGCCCGACGATCTCCGTCAGGCGCCGCCCGAAGTGGAACCGCACCCCGTGCTCGCGGTGCAGCTCGGCGAAGACCGCGCCGAGCTCGGGGCCGAGCACGCCGTGCAGCGGGGTCGGGCCGTGCTCGACGACGGTGACCTCGGCGCCGTACTCACGGGCCGCCGCCGCGATCTCCAGGCCGATCCAGCCGGCGCCGGCGATCACGAGGTGCCCGTTGTCCCGGCCGAGGGAGGTCAGGACGCCCTTGAGGCGCTCGGCGTGCGCGAGCCGGCGCAGGTGGTGCACGCCGGCCAGGTCGGTACCGGGGATGTCCAGGCGGCGGGGCTCGGCGCCGGTCGCGAGCAGCAGCTTGTCGTAGTGGACGACGGTGCCGTCCTCGCCGAACCGGACCGTCTTCGCGGTGCGGTCGATGGCGTCGACGGTCTGCCCGAGGTGCAGCTCGATGTCGTTGCGCGCGTACCAGGCGGGCTCGTGCACGAAGACGGTGTCGCGCTCCTCCTTGCCGAGGACGTACCCCTTGGACAGGGGCGGTCGCTCGTAGGGGTGGTCACGCTCGTCGCAGATCAGTATCACCCGCCCGGTGAAGCCCTCCGCGCGGAGCGTCTCGGCCGCCTTGGCGCCGGCCAGCCCGCCTCCGACGATGACGAATGTCTGATCCGCGTCGACCACTTCATGCCTCCTCGTAAGGTGCCGCCCCACGAGCGTCCCGCACCCAGCGTGATGCGGGAAGGGGGGGTGACCCGATCAGGCCACGCAGGGTCACTTTCGGGTGCCCGGGTCGCCGGGACGGGGGGCGGGTTCAGGACCGGCCGCTGAGGCGGGCGTGCAGGGCGCGGGCCGAGGCGTCCGTCAGGTTGGCGATCTGGTCGACGACGACGCGCTTGCGGGCGCGGTCGTCGCCGGCCGCGTCGAACAGCGCGCGGAACTGCGGGTCCAGTCCGTCGGGGGCGCGGGCGGTCAGCGCCTCGGCCAGCTCGGCGACGACGACGCGCTGGTCGGCGCGCAGCCGCTCCTGCTCGGCGCGCTGCATGACGTACCGGTCGGCGACGGCCTTGAGGACCGCGCACTCCATGCGGGTCGCGCGCGGCACGACGAGTTCGGCGGCGTACCGGGTGAGCCGCCCGCCGCCGTACGCGGCACGGGTCGCGCCCTCGGCGGCCAGGCAGAACCGGCCGATGAGCTGGCTGGTGGCGTCCTTGAGGCGGGCCTGGGCGACGGCCGAGCCGTCGTAGCCGTGCGGCCACCACTCCTGGTCGAGGAGCCGGTCCAGGGCCTCGGCGAGCTCGGCGGGGTCGGTGTCGGCGGGCACGTACCGGCCGACGGCGACGGCGAAGACGGCGTCGCGCTCCGGCTCGGCGTGCAGGCAGTTGGGGTCGATGTGCCCGGCGTGCAGACCGTCCTCCACGTCGTGCACGGAGTACGCCACGTCGTCGGACCAGTCCATGACCTGGGCCTCGAAGGTGGTGCGGGTGCCGGGGGCGTCCTTGCGGATCCAGTCGAAGACGGGCCGGTCGTCCTCGTAGACGCCGAACTTGGGCGACCGCGGGTCGGTGGGGTGGGCGCCGCGGGGCCACGGGTACTTGGTGGCGGCGTCGAGGGTGGCGCGGGTGAGGTTGAGTCCCACGGAGCCCTCCGGGGTGAACCGCTTGGGCTCGATCCGGGTGAGCAGGCGCAGGGACTGGGCGTTGCCCTCGAACCCGCCGCAGTCCTCGGCGAACTCGTTGAGCGCGACCTCGCCGTTGTGCCCGAACGGGGGGTGCCCCAGGTCGTGCGAGAGGCAGGCGGCCTCCACCAGGTCGGGATCACACCCGAGCGCCTCGCCGAGCTCCCGGCCGACCTGGGCGCACTCCAGGGAGTGCGTGAGACGGGTACGGGGGCTGGGGTCCCAGGCGTTGCTGTGCGTCCCGGGCGTCACGACCTGCGTCTTGCCGGCGAGCCTGCGCAACGCGGCCGAGTGCAGCACACGGGCCCGATCCCGCTGGAAGGCCGTACGCCCGGGGCGCTTGTCGGGTTCCGGTGCCCAGCGTTCGACTGCCGACTCGTCGTAGTACATGCGTCGACAGTACGGCGAGAGGGAGGGTACGGGGTGCCCCGCCGGCCCGCCGACGGGGACTTCGGCCGGGGCCGGCGCCGGCCTGAGGTCGTGGTGGGGGCCGCTACCGGCCTGCGGCGCCAGCCGGCTTCAGGTGGGCGGGGTGCGTGGGCCGCCGTCGCGGGGCGGCCGTGCGGTCGTCGCCGTCGAGCAGAGCGCGGACCGTCGCCGGGTCCTTGGCAGCTCGCGGCGCGGGCCGGAGTCGAGGCCGGGGCCGTGAGGGGCCGGTGCGGCCGTGGCGGTGGGCCGGCGAGCGGGCGGCGCGGGTGGCCCGTGGGGCCTGGGCGCGGCACGGAGGTTCAGGTCGAGGGCGGGCCCGTGGTGGTGGGCCGGCGGACCGGTGGGTGCGGTCCTCCGAGGCCCGGGCGGGGAGCGCCAGGTGCTCGTGGTCGTGGCTCAGCGAGTGGGGGGCCGTGGCCCGGGTGCGGCGTGAGTCCCCGGTTCAGGCCGTCGCCAGGGATGGGGTGGCCGTCGACGGGGCCGCCGTGTGGTCGTAGCGGTGGAGGAGGAGGTGGGCCATCGCGGGGTGGGTGCCCAGGGGGGACGAGGCGAGCCAGGGGGCCTGGTCGGCGCACTGGGTCGCGAAGCGGCCGGGGGCCGTGAAGTACGACGCCACCGCGACCCTGGTGCGGCCCCGCGCGGCGAGGGCCGCGAGGGCGTCGGGGACGGTCGGGGACGCCGTCGTGGCGTAGGCGGGGACGACCGGGACGCCCAGGCGGGCGGCGAGGAGGCGGGCCGTGCGTGCGGTGTCCACCTTGGACTCGGGGTCGCGAGAGCCTGCCGCCGCCAGGACGACGGCGGTCGTGCGGCGGGTGGCCTCGTCCTCGGGCGTGCGCCAGCCGGCCTCCGTCAGACGGGCGTGCAGCGCCTCCGCGAGGAGCGGGTGCGGGCCGAGCGCGCCGGCCACCCGGGCGCGGACCCGGGAAGCGGCGGCCATGCCCGGGATGTCCCGCTTGATGTGGTAGCCGCGGCCGAGGAGCAGGGGGACCAGGATCGCCTCGCGGTCGCCAAGGGCGGCGAGCGTGTCCGCGAGCAGCGGCTCGTTCAGCTCGATGTGCCCGAGGTGGACCGGCAGTCCGGGGCGCAGCGCGCGGACCTCGTCGAGCAGGGCGGTCACCGTGCGCAGGGCGCGCGGGTCGCGGCTGCCGTGGGCGACGACGACGAGCGCGGGGGGCTCGGGGCGGCGTCTGCCGTCGGGGCCGACGAGGGTGAGCTGGCGGGCGAGCTGGCTGCTGATCCGGTTCATGAGGTGCGCCGTACTGTCGAGGTGGGCCGTCGGGGACTCGTCGTGCAGGGGGTTCGACGCCGTCATGGACCGATGGTGGCGGGGTGAGGTTGCTGTGCCGTTTCGCGGGAATGACGGGTTCTTACGCCGGGTTCACGGTCCGGGCGGGGGCTGGTGTGAGGCCGTCTGACCTGCGGTTCCGTCCGCGCGGGGTGAAGACCGTCACGCGGGGGCGGGTGAACCGTGCCCGCCGCCGGGGCGTCCTGGGAGGCGGGGGCTCACGGGGAGCCGTACGGGAAGGGGGCCGGGATGCGTCTGCGGAGGCCGCGTCTGCCGCGCACCCGTGCCGGGCGCCGGCGGCTCGTGCGGGCCGTGATGGCCGCGGGCGTGCTGGCGCTGCTGCCGGCCACCTGGACGCGGCTGGCCACCGAGGGCCGGCTGCGCACCGCCGCCGACGTGCCGCGCACGGACGTCGCCGTCGTCTTCGGGGCCGGGCTGTGGGACGGCGAGCCGTCGCCGTACCTCGCGCACCGGCTGGACGCGGCGGCCGGGCTGTACCGGGCGGGACGGATCGAGGTCGTCCTCGTCACCGGGGACAACAGCCGCGAGGACTACGACGAGCCCGACGCGATGCGCGCCTACCTGGTCCGGCACGGCGTGCCCGACGCCCGGATCGTCAGCGACTACGCGGGCTTCGACACCTGGGACTCCTGTGTCCGGGCCAAGAAGATCTTCGGGGTCGACGAGGCGGTGCTGATCAGCCAGGACTTCCACATCCGGCGGGCGGTGGCGCTGTGCGAGGAGGCCGGGGTCGCCAGCTACGGCGTCGGGGTGGCCGCCCGGCACGACGTCACCTGGTACTACGGCGGGGTCCGGGAGCTGTTCGCGGCGGGCAAGGCGGCGCTGGACGCCGTCGTCGAACCGGACCCGCGCTTCCTCGGCCGGCGCGAGACCGGGGTCGCGGACGCGCTGGCCACGGCCCGGTAGCGGGCCTCACGGCGCCGCCGGGCGCGCGGGGAGGTCACCGTGCCGCCCGTGTAACCGGGGAGCCGCCGCGCACGTAACACGGCCGACGCACGCTGAACGGCATGCCGAACATCGCGACGCCCACGCACTGCCCGTACTGCGCCCTGCAGTGCGGTATGAACCTCACGCCCTCGCAGGACGGGGGCGTCGCGGTGGTCGAGCGCCCGGACTTCCCGGTCAACCGGGGCGCGCTGTGCGGCAAGGGCCGTACGGCGCCGGCGGTGCTGGCCCCCGGGGGCCGGCTGACCACACCCCTGGTGCGGTCCGGCGGGGCGCTCGTGCCGGCGAGCTGGCCGGAGGCCCTCGACCGGATCGCCGAGGGGCTGGCCCGCACCCGCGCCGAGCACGGCCCGGACGCGTGCGCGGTGTTCGGCGGGGGCGGGCTGACCAACGAGAAGGCGTACAGCCTCGGCA encodes:
- a CDS encoding ABC transporter ATP-binding protein, coding for MAGPMGRMMAGGGPDQRSLDFKVSGRRLVALFKPERLTIWTLLACVVVSVGLSVAGPKILGRATDLVFAGIVGRQFEPGMTKEQVLAAMRERGDGRIADMLRSTDFTPGQGIDFTAVGNVLLVALAVFGAAGLLMAVATRLVNRAVNRTMYRMREDVQTKLSRLPLSYFDKRQRGEVLSRATNDIDNIGQTLQQSMGQLINSVLTIIGVLAVMFWVSWLLALVALVTVPLSFVVATRVGKRSQPHFVQQWRTTGKLNAHVEEMYTGHTLVKVFGRQEESARQFAEQNEALYEAGFKAQFNSGIMQPLMLFVSNLNYVLVAVVGGLRVASGALSIGDVQAFIQYSRQFSMPLTQVASMANLVQSGVASAERIFELLDAEEQSADPVPGVRPEELRGRVALEKVSFRYEPEKPLIEDLSLTVEPGHTVAIVGPTGAGKTTLVNLLMRFYDVSSGRITLDGVDIARMSRDELRSGIGMVLQDTWLFGGTIADNIAYGAARDVTRGEIEEAARAAHADRFIRTLPDGYDTVIDDEGSGVSAGEKQLITIARAFLSDPVILVLDEATSSVDTRTEVLIQKAMAKLAHGRTSFVIAHRLSTIRDADTILVMENGAIVEQGAHAELLAADGAYARLYKAQFAQAVAEVD
- a CDS encoding RNA polymerase sigma factor, whose product is MPESSERGRSVPHGSHTPAVPLIAYGTDSGEAADSALEAALPYASAAITLEVAPVQTQTLAETDTRPDGAAPDADDDVLAAVPPQSRVAHHPESEPQAPPEPPDPPAEALDEATEPVEAPLPARVRPDTAGPTSDLFRQYLREIGRIPLLTAAEEVELARRVEAGLFAEEKLARTPDLESRLAQDLDRLVVLGRMAKRRLIEANLRLVVSVAKRYVGRGLTMLDLVQEGNLGLIRAVEKFDYARGYKFSTYATWWIRQAMSRALADQARTIRVPVHVVELINRVVRVQRRMLQERGYEPTPEEVAAHLDLPPERVSEVLRLAQEPVSLHAPVGEEEDVALGDLIEDGDATSPVESAAFLLLREHLEAVLSTLGERERKVVQLRYGLADGRPRTLEEIGRIFGVTRERIRQIESKTLNKLRDHAFADQLRGYLD
- a CDS encoding nucleotidyl transferase AbiEii/AbiGii toxin family protein, translating into MSGSWRKWSLWREMPREELDDATRRAKDLPLTLRTVPGEDVSQRLVFDPSMKQHYNAYRATDPAFADPDRTDAWRAARRRALDLVLDAIAGSEWADALVLRGSVLMSVWFGEAAREPGDLDFVVVPETWRMEEERTARMLDGIARAAGEASGDGVRVSAEGAVVEDIWTYERVPGRRMVLPWSAPGLPEGHVQLDFVFNERLPEPPEPVELPGGAVLWAATPALSLAWKMMWLINDMHAQGKDLYDAVLLAERHPLPYELLHEVFRLSGEWPYPYQEYVGFGNVVEALGFVEWRHFVTEYPQYADDEQAFVDRLVRAVAPTFEGRSEGGGPVGA
- the dnaG gene encoding DNA primase encodes the protein MAGRINDEDVKAVRDAVPIDAVVSEYLQLRNAGGGNLKGLCPFHDEKSPSFQVSPSKGLFHCFGCQEGGDTITFVMKVDHLSFSEAVERLAAQAGITLRYEEGGYNPSHQRGERIRLVEAHKIAADWYMEQLATSPEADTGRQFLAERGFDQAAAQRFSVGYSPQGWDHLTRFLRGKGFTDKEIILSGLAQEGRRGPIDRFRGRLMWPIRDIGGDVVGFGARKLYEADNGPKYLNTPDTAIYRKSQVLYGIDLAKKDIAKASRAVVVEGYTDVMACHLAGVTTAIATCGTAFGGDHIKILRRLLMDNGSARVIFTFDGDAAGQKAALRAFEDDQKFAAETYIAIAPDGMDPCELRLAKGDDAVADLVEPRTPLFEFALRQIVVRYDLDTPAGRAAALDEAAPIVARIKNSGAQHEVAVQLAGMLGILDTQFVVKRVAQLARWARERGGRGPAPSSRGPQQPYDAAPRPRATGPALTLRNPVYATERELLKLALQRPELVSPAFDAYGVDEFTAAPYAAVRQAIMDAGGAEFGIQDPQEYLVRVRDAAPDDQVRAMVTELAVEAIMRRTVDENYAGEQLVTVRRRAVERRVRDIQSQLTRLGAGGDPAQLAAVQNELWVLQQYDQALRAHGAAAL
- a CDS encoding NAD(P)/FAD-dependent oxidoreductase; amino-acid sequence: MVDADQTFVIVGGGLAGAKAAETLRAEGFTGRVILICDERDHPYERPPLSKGYVLGKEERDTVFVHEPAWYARNDIELHLGQTVDAIDRTAKTVRFGEDGTVVHYDKLLLATGAEPRRLDIPGTDLAGVHHLRRLAHAERLKGVLTSLGRDNGHLVIAGAGWIGLEIAAAAREYGAEVTVVEHGPTPLHGVLGPELGAVFAELHREHGVRFHFGRRLTEIVGQDGMVLAARTDDGEEHPAHDVLAAIGAAPRTALAEAAGLEIADAAHGRGVVVDERLRTSDPDIYAAGDVASFPHALFDTRLRVEHWANALNGGPAAARAMLGRDVTYDRVPYFFSDQYDLGMEYSGWAPAGSYDQVVIRGDAGKREFIAFWVKEGRVLAGMNVNVWDVTEPIQKLIRSKAQVDTENLANPHIPLEDLIP